In Micromonospora sp. WMMD980, the following are encoded in one genomic region:
- a CDS encoding MarR family transcriptional regulator, which translates to MGPLVRFPDALQHAPLGRLVSIAGHVVEQHWGRYLAEHHGLTSAGMRVLMILLRSGDVTHREMAELCFVRPATLTGIVDTLERDGFVVRRRNPEDRRTVQLTLTDKGQEHARAIIDMIHSDRPLTSVDADPAKRAIIREFLTEIITGMSDGDLRRLNRDSESDTESPTGRHPC; encoded by the coding sequence ATGGGACCGCTCGTCCGCTTCCCCGACGCGCTGCAACACGCGCCGCTCGGCCGGCTCGTCTCCATCGCCGGCCACGTCGTCGAGCAGCACTGGGGGCGCTACCTGGCCGAGCACCACGGCCTCACCTCCGCCGGCATGCGCGTGCTGATGATCCTGCTGCGCTCCGGCGACGTCACCCACCGGGAGATGGCGGAGCTGTGCTTCGTCCGGCCGGCCACCCTCACCGGCATCGTCGACACCCTGGAACGGGACGGCTTCGTCGTCCGCCGACGCAACCCCGAGGACCGTCGCACCGTCCAGCTCACGCTCACCGACAAGGGCCAGGAACACGCCCGCGCGATCATCGACATGATCCACAGCGACCGCCCACTGACCTCGGTCGACGCCGACCCGGCCAAGCGGGCGATCATCCGCGAATTCCTGACCGAAATCATCACCGGCATGTCCGACGGGGACCTCCGTCGGTTGAACCGGGACAGCGAGTCCGACACCGAGTCGCCAACCGGGAGACATCCGTGCTGA
- a CDS encoding biotin carboxylase N-terminal domain-containing protein, whose protein sequence is MRKVLIANRGEIAVRVIRACRDAGLASVAVYADSDRDALHATLADEAYALGGDTAADSYLRIDKLIDVAARAGADAVHPGYGFLSENADFAQAVIDAGLTWIGPTPQAIRDLGDKVTARHIAQRAGAPLVPGTPDPVAGADEVTAFATEHGLPVAIKAAFGGGGRGLKVARTMEEIPHLFESATREAVAAFGRGECFVERYLDQPRHVEAQVLADQHGNVIVVGTRDCSLQRRHQKLVEEAPAPFLTDAQRAQIHDSAKAICREAGYHGAGTVEYLVGADGTTSFLEVNTRLQVEHPVTEETAGIDLVREQFRIADGEKLRITEDPTPRGHAIEFRINGEDPGRNFLPAPGTVTALRLPSGPGVRVDTGISAGDVIGGNFDSLLAKVIIVGETRTEALERARRALDEMVVDGMATALPFHRLVVRDEAFTAEPFTVHTRWIETGWDNTVPAFTAAAGPAEGPAERETVVVEVAGKRIEVVLPAGLGAGTAAAAPAARKPARRGGAGKAGGAVGGDTLASPMQGTIVKIAVADGDTVAEGDLVVVLEAMKMEQPLHAHKAGTVSGLAAEVGAVITAGAPICTIEG, encoded by the coding sequence GTGCGCAAGGTCCTCATCGCCAACCGCGGCGAGATCGCCGTCCGCGTCATCCGCGCCTGCCGCGACGCCGGGCTGGCAAGCGTCGCCGTCTACGCGGACTCCGACCGGGACGCCCTGCACGCCACGCTCGCCGACGAGGCGTACGCCCTGGGCGGCGACACCGCCGCCGACAGCTACCTGCGCATCGACAAGCTGATCGACGTGGCGGCCCGGGCCGGCGCGGACGCCGTGCACCCCGGCTACGGCTTCCTCTCCGAGAACGCCGACTTCGCCCAGGCCGTGATCGACGCCGGCCTGACCTGGATCGGCCCCACCCCGCAGGCGATCCGTGACCTGGGCGACAAGGTGACCGCCCGGCACATCGCCCAACGCGCGGGCGCCCCGCTGGTCCCCGGCACGCCCGACCCGGTCGCCGGCGCCGACGAGGTGACCGCGTTCGCCACCGAGCACGGCCTGCCGGTCGCCATCAAGGCGGCGTTCGGCGGCGGTGGGCGCGGGCTCAAGGTGGCCCGCACCATGGAGGAGATCCCGCACCTGTTCGAGTCGGCCACCCGCGAAGCGGTCGCCGCGTTCGGCCGGGGCGAGTGCTTCGTCGAGCGCTACCTCGACCAGCCCCGCCACGTCGAGGCGCAGGTGCTCGCCGACCAGCACGGCAACGTGATCGTGGTCGGCACCCGGGACTGCTCGCTCCAGCGCCGGCACCAGAAGCTGGTCGAGGAGGCGCCCGCGCCGTTCCTCACCGACGCGCAGCGCGCCCAGATCCACGACAGCGCCAAGGCGATCTGCCGGGAGGCCGGCTACCACGGCGCCGGCACTGTGGAATACCTGGTCGGCGCGGACGGCACCACCTCCTTCCTGGAGGTCAACACCCGGCTCCAGGTGGAGCACCCGGTGACCGAGGAGACCGCCGGCATCGACCTGGTCCGCGAGCAGTTCCGCATCGCCGACGGGGAGAAGCTGCGCATCACCGAGGACCCGACGCCGCGCGGGCACGCCATCGAGTTCCGGATCAACGGCGAGGACCCGGGCCGCAACTTCCTGCCCGCCCCGGGCACCGTCACCGCGCTGCGGCTGCCCAGCGGCCCGGGCGTGCGGGTGGACACCGGCATCTCCGCCGGCGACGTGATCGGCGGCAACTTCGACTCGCTGCTGGCCAAGGTGATCATCGTCGGCGAGACGCGTACCGAGGCGCTGGAGCGGGCCCGCCGGGCGCTCGACGAGATGGTCGTCGACGGCATGGCCACCGCGCTGCCCTTCCACCGCCTGGTCGTCCGCGACGAGGCGTTCACCGCTGAGCCGTTCACCGTGCACACCCGGTGGATCGAGACCGGGTGGGACAACACCGTGCCGGCCTTCACCGCCGCCGCCGGCCCCGCCGAGGGCCCGGCCGAGCGCGAGACCGTCGTGGTCGAGGTGGCCGGCAAGCGCATCGAGGTGGTCCTCCCCGCCGGCCTCGGCGCGGGTACGGCCGCCGCCGCGCCCGCCGCGCGCAAGCCGGCCCGCCGTGGCGGCGCGGGCAAGGCCGGCGGCGCGGTCGGCGGGGACACGCTCGCCTCCCCGATGCAGGGCACCATCGTCAAGATCGCCGTGGCCGACGGCGACACCGTCGCCGAGGGCGACCTGGTGGTGGTGCTGGAGGCGATGAAGATGGAGCAGCCGCTGCACGCGCACAAGGCCGGCACGGTGAGCGGGCTGGCCGCCGAGGTCGGCGCCGTCATCACCGCCGGCGCCCCCATCTGCACCATCGAGGGGTAA
- a CDS encoding MFS transporter → MRSDGRGRWFGLLAISLGVAMIIVDATIVNVAVPQIIRDLDITSTDAQWVQEAYTLVFAALLLVAGRFADRSGRRRMFVTGVSVFVVASVLAAVAGSGEALIGARVLQGIGGAMMLPTSLSLLNANFTGRERGIAFAVWGSTIGGAAALGPLLGGWLTTTYSWRWAFGINVPVSLAVIVGTLLLVAESRDDRAERGVDLLGALLSVVGMTGVVFALIEGRTYGWWERERPFSLFGLDWTASISPVPVAALAGLAALGVFLAQQVRRNRAGRPALLDLSLFGIRSFRNGILAAAIVSLGEFGLLFALPLWFQNVLGYSAFRTGLALLPLAVGSFLASGIGAPLTQRWGAARVVQLGVAAELVGVAGLGLVVAPDTRWWAPVAFLFVYGVGVGLATAQLTGVSLAEVPVRRSGQGSGLQSTARQVGSALGIAVLGTVLFAGLGGLLGDRLADQPGLDPAGRDQVVTAVKESAGASISGLAADPRTAPIAEEAKAAFSDATRYAAFTAAGFLLIGLLACLRLGERRGPRLTHSVEEGAPVNT, encoded by the coding sequence ATGCGCAGCGACGGGCGCGGACGCTGGTTCGGGCTGCTCGCCATCAGCCTCGGCGTCGCGATGATCATCGTGGACGCGACCATCGTGAACGTCGCGGTGCCGCAGATCATCCGGGACCTGGACATCACCTCCACCGACGCGCAGTGGGTGCAGGAGGCGTACACCCTGGTCTTCGCGGCGTTGCTGCTGGTCGCCGGCCGCTTCGCCGACCGGTCCGGCCGTCGGCGGATGTTCGTCACCGGGGTGAGCGTCTTCGTGGTCGCCAGCGTGCTGGCGGCGGTCGCCGGCTCCGGCGAGGCGCTGATCGGTGCCCGGGTGCTCCAGGGCATCGGCGGGGCGATGATGCTGCCCACCTCGCTCTCCCTGCTCAACGCCAACTTCACCGGCCGGGAACGCGGCATCGCGTTCGCCGTCTGGGGCTCCACCATCGGCGGCGCGGCGGCGCTCGGGCCGCTGCTCGGCGGCTGGCTCACCACTACCTACTCCTGGCGGTGGGCGTTCGGCATCAACGTGCCGGTCAGCCTCGCCGTGATCGTGGGCACCCTGCTGCTGGTCGCCGAGTCCCGCGACGACCGCGCCGAACGCGGCGTCGACCTGCTCGGCGCGCTGCTCTCCGTGGTCGGCATGACCGGCGTGGTGTTCGCGCTGATCGAGGGCCGCACCTACGGCTGGTGGGAGCGGGAACGGCCGTTCAGCCTGTTCGGCCTGGACTGGACCGCCTCGATCTCACCGGTGCCGGTGGCCGCGCTGGCCGGCCTGGCCGCCCTCGGCGTCTTCCTGGCCCAGCAGGTGCGCCGCAACCGGGCCGGCCGACCCGCGCTGCTCGACCTGTCGCTGTTCGGCATCCGCTCGTTCCGCAACGGCATCCTCGCCGCCGCGATCGTCAGCCTGGGCGAGTTCGGCCTGCTCTTCGCGCTGCCGCTGTGGTTCCAGAACGTGCTCGGCTACAGCGCCTTCCGCACCGGCCTGGCACTGCTGCCGCTCGCCGTCGGCAGCTTCCTGGCCAGCGGCATCGGCGCGCCGCTCACCCAGCGCTGGGGCGCGGCCCGGGTGGTGCAGCTCGGCGTCGCCGCCGAGCTGGTCGGCGTCGCCGGGCTGGGCCTCGTGGTCGCGCCGGACACCCGCTGGTGGGCGCCGGTGGCGTTCCTCTTCGTCTACGGCGTCGGCGTCGGGCTGGCCACCGCCCAGCTCACCGGCGTCTCCCTGGCCGAGGTGCCGGTGCGACGCAGCGGGCAGGGCTCCGGCCTGCAGAGCACCGCCCGACAGGTCGGCTCCGCGCTCGGCATCGCGGTGCTCGGCACCGTGCTCTTCGCCGGCCTCGGCGGGCTACTCGGCGACCGGCTCGCCGACCAGCCCGGCCTCGACCCGGCCGGGCGGGACCAGGTGGTGACCGCGGTGAAGGAGAGCGCCGGCGCTTCGATCAGCGGGCTGGCGGCGGATCCGCGTACCGCGCCGATCGCCGAGGAGGCGAAGGCGGCCTTCTCCGACGCCACCCGCTACGCGGCCTTCACCGCGGCCGGATTCCTGCTCATCGGCCTGCTCGCCTGCCTGCGCCTGGGTGAAAGGAGGGGCCCCCGCTTAACGCATTCGGTAGAGGAGGGGGCCCCTGTTAACACCTGA
- a CDS encoding PadR family transcriptional regulator, which translates to MMILGLVRWMQPVHGYDVRRELLSWSADKWANVQPGSIYHALRKLTDEGLLRTVSVEQVGARPARTTYEVTAKGEDEFETLLRAQWWQVHESPDPFAVAFSFLPAMPRDEAAAALRNRANLLRAGVESMRASLDSDWVRTRKPVHVGWMFELWLARAEAETAWCERIAERIESGVSYLPAGMERGEGWSGWTDGDAK; encoded by the coding sequence ATGATGATTCTGGGCCTGGTCAGGTGGATGCAGCCGGTGCACGGCTACGACGTGCGCCGCGAGCTGTTGAGCTGGAGTGCTGACAAGTGGGCCAACGTGCAGCCCGGGTCGATCTACCACGCGCTGCGCAAGCTCACCGACGAGGGGCTGCTGCGGACGGTCTCGGTCGAGCAGGTGGGCGCCCGTCCGGCCCGGACCACGTACGAGGTGACGGCGAAGGGGGAGGACGAGTTCGAGACGTTGCTGCGGGCGCAGTGGTGGCAGGTGCACGAGTCGCCGGACCCGTTCGCGGTGGCGTTCTCGTTCCTGCCGGCGATGCCTCGCGACGAGGCCGCGGCGGCGCTGCGCAACCGCGCCAATCTGCTGCGTGCCGGCGTCGAGTCGATGCGCGCGTCGTTGGACTCCGACTGGGTGCGCACCCGCAAGCCGGTGCACGTGGGCTGGATGTTCGAGCTGTGGCTGGCCCGGGCGGAGGCCGAGACGGCGTGGTGCGAGCGGATCGCGGAGCGGATCGAGTCCGGGGTGTCGTACCTGCCCGCGGGGATGGAGCGCGGGGAGGGCTGGTCCGGCTGGACCGACGGTGACGCGAAATAA
- a CDS encoding ABC transporter ATP-binding protein, with amino-acid sequence MLIRLLQTHLRPYRRLLAAVVAFQFVGTMASLYLPSLNADIIDRGVARGDTDQILRTGGWMLVVSLLQIACSIAAVYLGAKTAMGFGRDVRAAIFGHVNRFSAREVARFGAPSLITRNTNDVQQVQMLVLLSCTMLVAAPIMSIGGVVMALREDVGLSWLMLVCVPVLAVALGLIIRRMVPGFRLMQTRIDTVNRVLREQITGIRVVRAFVREPYETDRFQVANAELTATALRIGRLQALIFPIVMLVLNVSSVAVLWFGASRVDSGQIQIGALTAFLQYLMQILMAVMMATFMLMMVPRAAVCAERIEEVLDTESSVVPAPDPVTEVSGRGELELRGAGFQYPGATAPVLHDISFTALPGRTTAIIGSTGAGKTTLLTLIPRLVDPTAGSVLVDGVDVRELAPDELWRRIGLVPQRPYLFSGTVASNLRYGNPDATDADLWGALEIAQARDFVTEMPGGLDAPIAQGGTNVSGGQRQRLAIARALVRKPEIYLFDDSFAALDLGTDARLRAALRPVTADAAVVIVAQRVSTIVGADQIIVLEDGGVVGMGRHEELLENCPTYAEIVASQQTAGVAA; translated from the coding sequence GTGCTGATCCGCCTGCTCCAAACCCACCTACGCCCGTACCGACGACTACTGGCCGCCGTGGTGGCGTTCCAGTTCGTCGGCACGATGGCCTCGCTCTACCTGCCCAGCCTGAACGCCGACATCATCGACCGGGGCGTCGCCCGCGGCGACACCGACCAGATCCTGCGTACCGGCGGGTGGATGCTGGTGGTCAGCCTGCTCCAGATCGCCTGCTCGATCGCCGCCGTCTACCTCGGCGCGAAGACCGCGATGGGCTTCGGCCGGGACGTCCGGGCCGCCATCTTCGGGCACGTCAACCGCTTCTCCGCCCGCGAGGTCGCCCGCTTCGGCGCCCCGTCGCTGATCACCCGCAACACCAACGACGTCCAGCAGGTGCAGATGCTGGTGCTGCTGAGCTGCACCATGCTGGTGGCCGCGCCGATCATGAGCATCGGCGGCGTGGTGATGGCACTGCGCGAGGACGTCGGGCTCTCCTGGCTGATGCTGGTCTGCGTGCCGGTGTTGGCCGTCGCGCTGGGCCTGATCATCCGCCGGATGGTGCCCGGCTTCCGGCTCATGCAGACCCGGATCGACACCGTCAACCGGGTGCTGCGCGAGCAGATCACCGGCATCCGGGTGGTCCGGGCGTTCGTCCGCGAGCCCTACGAGACGGACCGCTTCCAGGTGGCCAACGCCGAGCTGACCGCGACCGCGCTGCGCATCGGCCGGCTCCAGGCGCTGATCTTCCCGATCGTGATGCTGGTGCTCAACGTCTCCAGCGTCGCGGTCCTCTGGTTCGGCGCGAGCCGGGTCGACTCCGGTCAGATCCAGATCGGCGCGCTCACCGCGTTCCTGCAATACCTGATGCAGATCCTGATGGCGGTCATGATGGCCACCTTCATGCTGATGATGGTGCCCCGCGCGGCGGTCTGCGCCGAGCGCATCGAGGAGGTGCTGGACACCGAGTCGTCGGTGGTGCCGGCACCGGACCCGGTCACCGAGGTCTCCGGCCGCGGTGAGCTGGAGCTGCGCGGCGCCGGCTTCCAGTACCCGGGCGCCACCGCGCCGGTGCTGCACGACATCTCGTTCACCGCCCTGCCGGGCCGGACCACGGCGATCATCGGTTCCACCGGCGCCGGCAAGACCACCCTGCTGACGCTCATCCCCCGGCTGGTCGACCCGACCGCCGGCTCGGTCCTGGTCGACGGCGTGGACGTGCGGGAACTGGCCCCGGACGAGCTGTGGCGGCGGATCGGGCTGGTGCCGCAGCGGCCGTACCTGTTCAGCGGCACGGTGGCGAGCAACCTGCGCTACGGCAACCCGGACGCCACCGACGCCGATCTGTGGGGGGCGCTGGAGATCGCCCAGGCGCGTGACTTCGTGACCGAGATGCCCGGCGGGCTGGACGCGCCGATCGCGCAGGGCGGCACGAACGTCTCCGGCGGCCAGCGGCAACGCCTGGCCATCGCCCGCGCGCTGGTGCGCAAGCCGGAGATCTACCTCTTCGACGACTCCTTCGCCGCGCTCGACCTCGGCACGGACGCCCGACTGCGGGCGGCGCTGAGGCCGGTCACCGCGGACGCGGCGGTGGTGATCGTGGCCCAACGGGTCTCCACGATCGTCGGCGCCGACCAGATCATCGTGCTCGAGGACGGGGGTGTCGTCGGGATGGGACGGCACGAGGAACTGCTGGAGAACTGCCCGACGTACGCCGAGATCGTGGCGTCGCAGCAGACCGCGGGGGTGGCGGCATGA
- a CDS encoding ATP-binding cassette domain-containing protein, which yields MIETRGLRKSFRSRAGRETKTVDAVRGVNLDVAAGEIFGFLGPNGAGKTTTLRMLATLIEPDGGEATVAGADLLKDPAGVRRRIGYVPQGGSTWDESSAREELVLQARLYGIAKADANRRAIRALDAFQLSEYADRKCKTYSGGQRRRVEIALGIIHEPKIVLLDEPTTGLDPQSRAHMWDEIRRLRTEGMTVFITTHYLDEADALCDRIAIMDHGEVVAEGTPTELKREISGEVVIVGLDAATTPQAAQLLDTEAYVTKLETADEGGLRLYVDEGAVAIPQVLRRLDHAGLELRSIELHRPSLDDVFLTKTGRSLRES from the coding sequence ATGATCGAGACCAGGGGGCTGCGGAAGTCGTTCCGCTCCCGCGCGGGTCGCGAGACGAAGACCGTGGACGCGGTGCGCGGCGTCAACCTCGACGTCGCCGCGGGGGAGATCTTCGGCTTCCTCGGGCCGAACGGCGCCGGCAAGACCACCACGCTGCGGATGCTCGCCACCCTCATCGAGCCGGACGGCGGCGAGGCCACCGTCGCCGGCGCCGACCTGCTCAAGGACCCGGCCGGGGTGCGCCGCCGGATCGGCTACGTGCCCCAGGGCGGCAGCACCTGGGACGAGTCCAGCGCTCGCGAGGAGCTGGTGCTCCAGGCCCGCCTCTACGGCATCGCCAAGGCCGACGCGAACCGGCGCGCCATCCGCGCGCTGGACGCCTTCCAGCTCAGCGAGTACGCCGACCGCAAGTGTAAGACCTACTCCGGCGGCCAGCGCCGACGGGTCGAGATCGCGCTCGGCATCATCCACGAACCGAAGATCGTCTTGCTGGACGAGCCGACCACCGGCCTCGACCCGCAGAGCCGCGCGCACATGTGGGACGAGATCCGCCGGCTGCGCACCGAGGGGATGACCGTCTTCATCACCACGCACTACCTCGACGAGGCCGACGCGCTCTGCGACCGCATCGCCATCATGGATCACGGCGAGGTGGTCGCCGAGGGCACTCCGACCGAGCTGAAGCGCGAGATCTCCGGCGAGGTGGTGATCGTCGGCCTGGACGCCGCGACCACCCCGCAGGCCGCGCAACTGCTCGACACCGAGGCGTACGTGACCAAGCTGGAGACCGCCGACGAGGGCGGCCTCCGCCTCTACGTCGACGAGGGCGCCGTCGCCATCCCGCAGGTGCTGCGCCGCCTCGACCACGCCGGGCTGGAGCTGCGCTCGATCGAGCTGCACCGCCCCAGCCTGGACGACGTCTTCCTCACCAAGACCGGCCGCTCGCTGCGCGAGTCCTGA
- a CDS encoding O-methyltransferase: MTTKPLPLTPELHAYLVAHGSTPDEVVRELAEETRAALPAEADMQVAPEQAAFLTFLTRLLGVRQAVEVGTFTGLSSLAIARGLAEGGRLTCFDISEDYTGVARRYWARAGVQDRIELRIGPAAETLRELPRERHLDFAFIDADKVGYPVYWDELVPRMRSGAVIAVDNTLRAGRVLAPRNADDRAIAAFNDEVLADVRVEAVMLPIADGVTLARVR; encoded by the coding sequence ATGACCACGAAGCCGTTGCCGCTGACCCCGGAACTGCACGCCTACCTGGTGGCCCACGGGTCCACCCCGGACGAGGTGGTCCGGGAACTGGCCGAGGAGACCCGGGCGGCCCTGCCGGCCGAGGCCGACATGCAGGTCGCGCCGGAGCAGGCGGCGTTCCTCACCTTCCTGACCCGGCTGCTGGGTGTGCGACAGGCGGTGGAGGTGGGCACGTTCACCGGGCTGTCCTCGCTGGCGATCGCCCGCGGGCTGGCCGAGGGTGGCCGGCTGACCTGCTTCGACATCTCCGAGGACTACACCGGCGTGGCCCGCCGCTACTGGGCTCGGGCGGGTGTCCAGGACCGGATCGAGCTACGCATCGGGCCGGCCGCCGAAACGCTGCGGGAGCTGCCCCGGGAGCGTCATCTCGACTTCGCGTTCATCGACGCGGACAAGGTCGGCTACCCGGTCTACTGGGACGAGCTGGTGCCGCGGATGCGTTCCGGCGCGGTCATCGCGGTCGACAACACGCTGCGCGCCGGCCGGGTGCTCGCCCCGCGCAACGCGGACGACCGGGCCATCGCCGCCTTCAACGACGAGGTTCTCGCGGACGTCCGCGTCGAGGCGGTCATGCTCCCGATCGCCGACGGGGTGACCCTCGCCCGGGTGCGCTGA
- a CDS encoding ABC transporter permease — protein sequence MKLARDTWLIFQRQAQLLLRNPVWVFVGVFQPVMYLLLFAPLLKPALNAPTQAAAYKIFVPGLLVLLAIFGGLFQGFGLIAELRAGVIERSRVTPVSRLALLLGRSLRDVVSLIAQAVIITVLALLFDLRVFIGYLLLAYLMLALIALMTSAVSYGVALKVKSEDALAPLMNTVAQPVLLLSGILLPLTFAPGWLQGVAKWNPFSWAVDGTRALFDGDLGNDNVWQGLGIIAVLAVAGVVWAARQFARSVR from the coding sequence ATGAAACTCGCCCGCGACACCTGGTTGATCTTCCAGCGCCAGGCGCAACTGCTGCTGCGCAACCCGGTCTGGGTCTTCGTCGGCGTCTTCCAGCCGGTGATGTACCTGCTGCTCTTCGCCCCCCTGCTCAAACCGGCGCTGAACGCGCCCACGCAGGCCGCCGCGTACAAGATCTTCGTGCCCGGCCTGCTCGTCCTGCTGGCCATCTTCGGCGGCCTGTTCCAGGGCTTCGGCCTGATCGCCGAGCTGCGCGCCGGCGTGATCGAACGCTCCCGGGTCACCCCGGTCAGCCGCCTCGCGCTGCTGCTCGGCCGCTCCCTGCGCGACGTGGTCTCGCTGATCGCCCAGGCCGTCATCATCACCGTGCTGGCGCTCCTGTTCGACCTGCGCGTCTTCATCGGCTACCTGCTCCTGGCCTACCTGATGCTCGCCCTCATCGCGCTGATGACCTCGGCCGTCTCCTACGGCGTCGCGCTCAAGGTCAAGAGCGAGGACGCGCTGGCCCCGCTGATGAACACCGTCGCGCAACCGGTGCTGCTGCTCTCCGGCATCCTGCTGCCGCTCACCTTCGCCCCCGGCTGGTTGCAGGGCGTGGCCAAGTGGAACCCGTTCTCCTGGGCGGTCGACGGCACCCGCGCGCTCTTCGACGGCGACCTCGGCAACGACAACGTCTGGCAGGGCCTCGGCATCATCGCCGTGCTCGCCGTGGCCGGCGTGGTCTGGGCCGCCCGCCAGTTCGCCCGCAGCGTGCGGTGA
- a CDS encoding MarR family transcriptional regulator: MEGSPSTGAAGPPPSSEAARALREVLRIAGDTRAALARRLGLGATDAAAIDHLVFSPEPLGPVELGNRLGIRSASATTLVDRLVRAGHVARAPHPHDRRRLSLQVTEHAVGEVLEALRPMLVGVDRAVARLTPEQAEATAAFLREVADVMRDYVATAPDEPTTTRRTGSDPD, from the coding sequence GTGGAGGGGTCGCCGTCAACCGGAGCGGCCGGGCCGCCGCCGAGCAGCGAGGCCGCCCGGGCCCTGCGCGAGGTGCTGCGGATCGCCGGGGACACCCGGGCCGCGCTGGCCCGCCGACTGGGTCTCGGCGCGACCGACGCCGCGGCGATCGACCACCTGGTCTTCAGCCCCGAGCCGCTGGGCCCGGTCGAGTTGGGCAACCGGCTCGGCATCCGGTCCGCGTCCGCCACCACCCTGGTCGACCGGCTGGTGCGCGCCGGCCACGTCGCCCGCGCCCCGCACCCGCACGACCGCCGGCGGCTCAGCCTCCAGGTGACCGAGCACGCGGTCGGTGAGGTGCTGGAGGCGCTGCGCCCGATGCTGGTCGGCGTCGACCGGGCGGTCGCCCGGCTCACCCCCGAGCAGGCCGAGGCCACCGCGGCGTTCCTGCGCGAGGTGGCGGACGTGATGCGCGACTACGTGGCGACCGCACCGGACGAGCCCACGACCACCCGGCGCACCGGCTCCGACCCCGACTGA
- a CDS encoding MFS transporter: MPRLTRDRTTWLTYGQLGLWGFFLYGFGPVVPLLRDEQATSAAVAGLHSTGIAVGALAGGALFAPVARRFGRGPAVWLGLAGVAAGVTALGLLRPLPATIAAVAIVATFGMMVISGVNVVLTARHGPAAPAALTEANAACAGMGILAPLTIGATVDAGLGWRPVMAVEVGLITLLALTAMTFRVRRPKRAPAAAATARPAVASAVLPVPAGPGVEAGSTAAGAVRASAGTEVARPGAGEREIPDGSRSGRRTTASGYDPGSPAGSQRLPRAYWIAWVLMSVTGSIEVCLSLWTADVLRTHAGLSAGGASAAVAAIVCGMFAGRLAGGRAAMRWPPVSLLLGALTVSLAGFTLFWASPVGWLAVTGLVVLGLGNALHYPLAISIALAVAGGAADRAAGWSSYSMGVGFGIAPVALGRVADGVGPHAAFLLLPAFIAVAVLLTVRLGRALHPEPA, translated from the coding sequence GTGCCCCGCCTCACCCGTGACCGGACCACCTGGCTGACCTACGGCCAGCTCGGCCTCTGGGGCTTCTTCCTCTACGGGTTCGGCCCGGTCGTACCCCTGCTCCGCGACGAACAGGCCACCAGCGCCGCGGTCGCCGGCCTGCACAGCACCGGCATCGCGGTCGGCGCCCTGGCCGGCGGCGCGCTCTTCGCCCCGGTCGCCCGCCGCTTCGGCCGCGGCCCGGCCGTCTGGCTCGGGCTGGCCGGCGTGGCCGCCGGCGTCACCGCGCTCGGCCTGCTCCGCCCGCTGCCCGCCACCATCGCCGCCGTCGCGATCGTCGCGACCTTCGGCATGATGGTGATCAGCGGAGTCAACGTGGTGCTCACCGCCCGGCACGGGCCGGCCGCGCCCGCCGCGCTCACCGAGGCCAACGCCGCCTGCGCCGGGATGGGCATCCTGGCCCCGCTGACCATCGGCGCCACCGTCGACGCCGGCCTCGGCTGGCGACCGGTGATGGCCGTCGAGGTCGGGCTGATCACGTTGCTCGCGCTCACCGCCATGACCTTCCGGGTACGCCGACCGAAGCGCGCCCCCGCTGCCGCGGCTACCGCCCGACCTGCCGTGGCCTCAGCGGTCCTTCCCGTGCCTGCCGGTCCGGGTGTCGAAGCCGGATCCACCGCTGCGGGTGCCGTCCGGGCGTCGGCTGGCACCGAGGTCGCGCGGCCAGGTGCCGGGGAGCGCGAGATCCCGGACGGTTCGCGTTCGGGTCGCAGAACAACGGCAAGCGGCTACGATCCCGGCTCCCCGGCGGGTTCGCAGCGGCTGCCGCGGGCGTACTGGATCGCCTGGGTGTTGATGTCCGTCACCGGGTCGATCGAGGTCTGCCTGTCGCTGTGGACCGCCGACGTGCTCCGGACCCACGCCGGCCTGAGCGCCGGCGGGGCGTCGGCCGCCGTCGCGGCGATCGTGTGCGGCATGTTCGCCGGCCGGCTCGCCGGCGGCCGGGCCGCGATGCGTTGGCCTCCGGTGTCGCTGCTGCTCGGCGCGCTCACCGTCTCACTGGCCGGGTTCACGCTGTTCTGGGCGAGCCCGGTCGGCTGGCTCGCGGTCACCGGTCTGGTCGTGCTCGGCCTGGGCAACGCCCTGCACTACCCGCTGGCGATCTCCATCGCGCTCGCGGTGGCCGGTGGGGCCGCCGATCGGGCGGCGGGCTGGTCGTCGTACTCGATGGGGGTGGGTTTCGGGATCGCGCCCGTCGCGCTCGGCCGGGTGGCCGACGGCGTCGGACCGCACGCGGCCTTCCTGCTGCTGCCCGCGTTCATCGCGGTGGCCGTGCTGCTGACCGTGCGGCTGGGCCGGGCCCTGCACCCCGAGCCGGCCTGA